From one Lycium ferocissimum isolate CSIRO_LF1 chromosome 5, AGI_CSIRO_Lferr_CH_V1, whole genome shotgun sequence genomic stretch:
- the LOC132055249 gene encoding glutamate receptor 2.8-like has translation MKLILLFSVSLWMCSSFSNSLRTSFQNRTSYFQVGVILDLKSEVGSMGLSCMSMALSDFYSVHSNYSTRLSLHVRDSQGQVIEAAAAGLYLLKDVKVDAILGPETSAEANFLMDLGDRAQVPIISFSVTSPSLHTRTPYFVQAAQGDDTQVGAIAAIVKAFQWSQVVIIYEDSEYGSGIVPYLSNACQDVNAHISYRSVFPVSASDDFVLKELYKMMTLQTRVFVVHMSNNLGARLFLKANEIGMMEKGYAWIITSGLTDLVYLMDSDVAEAMQGVLGVKPLIPKSKQLNSFAHRLKKKSLDKSAGIARADLSIFGLSAYDTLWALAMAAERVGLKEPPKALENSSVNLSVSDLFNFKTSQVGPQLLKAMSETKFEGLTGKFHLVDGKMESSSYQIINVVGNGQKEVGVWIPSLGIRRELNMNITTHHTRSREYIGRIIWPGDSTVVPKGWEVPMSGKKLRIGVPVKAGFVDFVRVTSDGQANARIISGFYIDVFKSVMEALPYAVPYELVPFENPDGSSAGTYNDLIYQVFLRNYDAAIGDITITANRSKYVDFTLPFAEGGVLSIVPIMYEDVNDIWAFLRPLKKELWLTSIAFFFLTGLTVWILEHRVSSAFRGPPSQHVGMIFYFPFSTLVFAHREKIVNNLARLVVVVWMFVLLILSSTYTASLSSRLTVPKLQPSITDVRELIKNRDFVGCQEGSFIVDFLKKQGFEGSRIRTFTSPDDCDAALSRGSKNGGISAFYDVIPYSKLFLSKHCDKYITVGPTHRTDGFAFAFPKGSPLVADVSRAVIELTENGKILAMEQNWLRNEPNCAGPDDSMNSITISFQSFKGLFAITGGVTAVCLLIFIASYLYKYRDFHRSISNSRITIWSKVVAICRHFDQRSLSSRQPQDKLPEAGTIQNSSSENSVQPTDLPRNHSNSNLVVSTAPEELHDASATIHHSNLEDMSAAQHSGVIHPSA, from the exons ATGAAATTGATCCTACTATTCTCCGTTTCACTCTGGATGTGTTCCTCTTTCAGCAATTCACTAAGGACCAGCTTTCAAAATCGCACTTCCTACTTCCAAGTGGGAGTGATTCTTGATTTGAAGTCAGAAGTTGGAAGCATGGGCCTAAGCTGCATGTCCATGGCCCTCTCTGATTTCTATTCTGTTCACAGTAACTACTCGACGAGGCTGTCTCTTCATGTTAGGGACTCTCAAGGACAAGTCATTGAAGCAGCTGCTGCTG GTCTGTATTTGTTGAAAGATGTCAAGGTAGATGCAATCTTAGGTCCTGAGACATCTGCAGAAGCCAACTTTCTGATGGATCTTGGAGACCGAGCTCAGGTCCCcataatttctttttctgtAACAAGTCCTTCTCTTCATACTCGAACTCCTTACTTTGTTCAAGCCGCCCAAGGTGATGACACTCAAGTTGGTGCAATTGCTGCCATAGTTAAAGCCTTCCAGTGGAGTCAGGTTGTTATCATCTATGAAGACTCAGAATATGGCAGTGGCATTGTCCCGTACTTATCTAACGCATGCCAAGACGTGAATGCTCACATTTCATATAGAAGTGTATTTCCTGTTTCAGCAAGTGATGACTTTGTACTCAAAGAGCTATACAAGATGATGACTTTACAGACGAGGGTATTTGTGGTCCATATGTCAAATAATCTTGGTGCCCGGCTTTTTCTGAAAGCCAACGAAATAGGAATGATGGAAAAGGGTTATGCATGGATCATCACCAGTGGACTAACGGATTTAGTCTACTTGATGGATTCTGATGTTGCTGAAGCAATGCAAGGGGTATTAGGTGTGAAACCTCTTATACCAAAATCTAAACAGCTCAACTCTTTCGCCCATAGGTTGAAGAAAAAGTCCCTAGATAAAAGTGCTGGCATCGCACGAGCAGATTTGAGCATTTTTGGCTTGTCGGCATACGATACATTGTGGGCGCTGGCTATGGCTGCAGAAAGAGTTGGATTAAAAGAGCCACCAAAGGCTTTAGAGAATTCAAGTGTTAATCTCAGTGTCTCAGACCTTTTCAATTTTAAGACATCACAAGTCGGTCCACAACTTCTAAAAGCAATGTCAGAGACCAAATTTGAGGGGCTTACAGGGAAGTTCCACCTTGTAGATGGCAAGATGGAGTCATCATCCTATCAGATAATTAATGTGGTTGGGAACGGACAGAAGGAGGTCGGAGTATGGATTCCATCTCTTGGAATAAGAAGGGAACTGAACATGAACATCACAACTCATCATACACGCTCAAGGGAATATATCGGGCGTATCATATGGCCTGGTGATTCAACAGTTGTGCCCAAGGGCTGGGAAGTTCCAATGTCTGGTAAAAAACTAAGAATCGGGGTGCCAGTGAAAGCTGGTTTTGTGGATTTCGTGAGAGTAACAAGCGACGGTCAGGCTAATGCCCGCATAATCAGCGGATTCTACATAGACGTGTTCAAATCTGTCATGGAAGCGTTGCCATATGCTGTGCCGTATGAGCTTGTTCCCTTCGAAAATCCTGATGGCTCTAGTGCAGGAACTTataatgatcttatttaccaGGTGTTTCTTCGG AACTATGATGCTGCAATTGGTGATATAACTATCACAGCGAACAGATCAAAATACGTGGACTTCACGTTGCCATTTGCAGAAGGAGGAGTTCTTAGCATCGTACCAATCATGTACGAAGATGTAAATGATATATGGGCTTTCCTAAGGCCCCTAAAGAAAGAACTCTGGTTGACAAGTAtagcattttttttccttacggGTCTGACGGTCTGGATACTTGAGCATAGGGTAAGCTCTGCCTTTCGAGGACCTCCTTCTCAACATGTTGGCATGATCTTCTACTTTCCCTTCTCAACGCTAGTATTTGCACACC GAGAAAAAATAGTGAACAACTTAGCTCGACTGGTTGTAGTAGTATGGATGTTCGTCTTACTAATCCTGAGCTCCACTTACACTGCAAGCTTATCATCAAGACTAACCGTACCAAAGCTTCAACCATCAATCACAGATGTCAGAGAGCTCATCAAGAATAGAGATTTTGTTGGCTGCCAAGAAGGCTCATTCATAGTGGACTTCTTGAAAAAACAAGGATTTGAGGGCTCCAGGATCAGGACATTCACTTCCCCAGATGACTGTGATGCAGCCTTGTCTAGAGGAAGTAAAAATGGTGGCATATCAGCATTCTATGATGTCATTCCCTACTCCAAGCTCTTCCTATCCAAACATTGCGACAAATACATAACAGTCGGGCCCACCCATCGCACGGATGGCTTTGCCTTT GCTTTCCCTAAAGGATCTCCTTTAGTTGCTGATGTGTCTCGTGCAGTCATAGAACTAACAGAGAATGGGAAGATACTGGCAATGGAGCAAAATTGGTTGAGGAATGAACCAAACTGTGCAGGACCAGATGACAGTATGAACTCAATCACGATCTCGTTCCAAAGTTTCAAAGGCCTTTTTGCCATTACTGGAGGAGTTACAGCAGTATGCCTCCTCATTTTCATAGCCAGCTACCTCTACAAGTATAGAGATTTCCACCGCAGTATCTCGAATTCACGAATCACAATTTGGTCAAAAGTTGTTGCAATTTGCAGACACTTTGATCAGAGATCTCTCTCATCTAGACAACCACAAGATAAACTTCCAGAAGCTGGAACTATTCAAAATAGTTCTTCAGAAAATTCTGTTCAACCAACAGATTTGCCAAGAAATCATTCTAATTCCAATTTAGTAGTGTCAACTGCACCAGAAGAGTTACACGATGCCAGTGCAACGATTCATCATTCGAATTTGGAAGACATGTCTGCTGCACAACACTCAGGAGTAATCCATCCTTCTGCCTAA
- the LOC132055251 gene encoding glutamate receptor 2.8-like, with protein sequence MNISFHSILVGLLITMSSALCCSGASGGDGSVISFQVGVVLDLETELGHRALDCLATAHSDFYARHPNYTTRLVLHVRDSKGNVIDAAASSLELLKFVKVDAVIGPQKSTQANFMMNLGERAQVPIVSFSATSPSLQPRTKYFVQTAQTDDTEVGAIAAIVKAFQWNQAVIIYEESEYGKGIVPYLYNALQDINVLISYKSLIPVSADEDFILKELYKMMTMQTRVFIVHVSHSLGPKLFLKARDIGMMSEGYVWIITSGLMDLLPSMNLHVVEAMQGVLGVKPLIPKTSTVESFRLQKTNFDLANPGYKPADMVSIFDVWAYDTIWALAMAAEQVGTHYPEASDLKFSDLFNLPISKTGPKLLKAILTTKFEGLGGMFHLVDGKLYPTSYKMLNIVGNGEKEVVVWTQSHGFKRRNTSDDFNSTSKEDFSSSIIWPGRSRVVPRGWEVPVRGKKLRVAVAVRPGFEEYLNVMRDSRTGAVQFSGYYIDVFKSVMAALPYAVPYAFFHFEKPDGSCAGSYNDLIHQVFLQTYDAAIGDITITGNRSNYVDFTLPFAEGGVVRIVPITYEDDNDMWTFLKPMKKELWLTSIAFFFVTGLAVWILEHRISSAFRGPPSHHLGMIFYFPFSTLVFAHRERIVSNLARLVVVVWMFVILILNSTYTASLSSRLTVQRLRPAIADVKELIRKGHSVGCYQGSFVCDILRGMGFKDSKIKMYRLPEDYKEALSYGSTSDNISAFFDVVPYSKLFLSKYCDKYTIVGPTFRTDGFAFVFPKGSPLVADVSRAVIKLTENGEMLDIQREWSIDDPTCNGPDSIETSVSVSLQSFKGLFAITGTITSSCVLIFIVSYVYKNRCSLQQILNSRTTTWSKIKEIGRHFDQRDLSSHPSIMARNPQFMYPKPEEIVSSSHSVDLSNSNLMVLSLPMNILSAHSNNIAVPNIPTDSTLANSTVLAPALPEELSTAIDATDRDNSNAQLDS encoded by the exons ATGAACATCTCCTTCCATTCCATTCTTGTTGGTCTCCTTATTACAATGAGTTCCGCCTTGTGTTGCTCTGGCGCCTCGGGTGGCGACGGCTCAGTTATTAGCTTTCAAGTGGGTGTGGTTCTTGATTTGGAAACAGAGCTCGGGCACAGGGCTCTTGACTGCTTGGCGACTGCCCATTCCGACTTCTATGCACGCCATCCCAACTACACAACAAGATTGGTTCTTCATGTCAGGGACTCCAAAGGAAATGTAATTGATGCAGCTGCTTCGA GTCTTGAATTGTTGAAATTTGTAAAGGTTGATGCAGTAATCGGGCCTCAGAAATCCACACAAGCCAACTTCATGATGAATCTTGGAGAGAGAGCTCAAGTCCCGATAGTATCTTTCTCTGCAACCAGCCCTTCTCTTCAACCTCGAACTAAATATTTCGTTCAAACAGCCCAGACTGATGACACTGAGGTTGGTGCCATTGCGGCCATTGTCAAAGCCTTCCAATGGAATCAGGCTGTGATCATTTATGAAGAATCAGAGTACGGCAAAGGCATTGTTCCTTACTTGTATAACGCCTTGCAAGACATCAATGTTCTTATTTCCTACAAAAGCCTCATCCCTGTATCAGCTGACGAGGATTTTATACTCAAAGAGCTGTACAAGATGATGACTATGCAGACCAGGGTATTCATAGTACATGTATCGCATTCTCTTGGGCCCAAGCTCTTTCTAAAAGCCAGGGATATAGGTATGATGAGCGAGGGCTATGTCTGGATCATCACTAGTGGTCTTATGGACTTGCTTCCCTCCATGAATTTACATGTTGTGGAAGCCATGCAAGGCGTATTGGGGGTAAAGCCACTCATTCCCAAGACTAGCACTGTTGAGTCCTTTAGATTGCAAAAGACAAACTTTGACCTCGCCAATCCTGGTTATAAACCAGCAGATATGGTGAGTATTTTTGATGTATGGGCATATGATACTATATGGGCACTAGCTATGGCTGCCGAGCAAGTTGGAACTCACTATCCAGAAGCTTCTGACCTCAAATTTTCTGACCTATTCAACCTTCCTATCTCAAAAACAGGTCCTAAACTTCTCAAAGCAATTCTGACAACTAAGTTTGAAGGGCTTGGAGGGATGTTCCATCTAGTTGATGGAAAGTTGTATCCAACATCATATAAAATGCTAAATATTGTTGGAAATGGAGAGAAAGAGGTTGTAGTCTGGACACAGTCTCATGGATTCAAGAGACGCAACACTAGCGACGATTTTAATTCAACCTCAAAGGAGGATTTCAGTAGTAGCATCATATGGCCAGGGAGATCTAGAGTGGTACCAAGGGGATGGGAAGTTCCAGTGAGGGGTAAAAAGCTAAGAGTTGCAGTGGCAGTGAGGCCTGGTTTTGAGGAATACTTGAATGTGATGAGGGATTCGAGGACAGGTGCTGTTCAATTTAGTGGGTATTACATAGATGTATTCAAATCAGTGATGGCAGCTTTACCATATGCAGTGCCTTACGCCTTCTTTCACTTTGAGAAGCCGGATGGCTCATGTGCAGGGAGTTACAATGATCTTATACATCAAGTGTTTCTTCAG ACTTATGATGCTGCCATTGGAGATATTACAATCACAGGAAACAGATCGAATTATGTGGACTTCACTCTGCCATTCGCAGAAGGAGGAGTGGTCAGAATTGTTCCAATTACCTATGAGGATGACAATGATATGTGGACGTTCTTGAAGCCCATGAAGAAAGAACTATGGCTCACAAGTATAGCCTTTTTCTTTGTCACGGGTTTAGCTGTTTGGATTCTTGAACACAGGATAAGCTCAGCTTTTCGGGGTCCTCCTTCACACCATCTTGGCATGATCTTCTATTTTCCCTTCTCCACTTTAGTATTCGCACACA GAGAAAGAATAGTGAGCAATCTGGCTCGTCTGGTTGTAGTAGTATGGATGTTCGTAATACTCATATTGAACTCCACTTACACTGCTAGCCTATCATCAAGATTGACAGTACAGAGGCTACGACCAGCTATTGCAGATGTGAAGGAACTCATCAGGAAAGGACATTCTGTGGGATGTTACCAAGGCTCATTTGTATGTGATATTTTAAGGGGGATGGGTTTTAAGGACTCAAAGATCAAGATGTACAGGCTCCCAGAAGATTATAAAGAAGCATTGTCATATGGAAGCACGAGCGACAACATATCAGCATTTTTTGATGTGGTTCCTTACTCCAAACTCTTCCTATCAAAGTACTGTGACAAGTACACCATTGTCGGCCCTACCTTTCGCACTGATGGTTTTGCCTTT GTTTTCCCGAAGGGAAGTCCTTTAGTGGCTGATGTCTCTCGAGCAGTTATCAAGCTAACAGAGAACGGTGAGATGTTAGACATTCAACGGGAGTGGTCCATAGATGATCCCACATGTAATGGCCCAGACAGCATTGAAACCTCAGTCAGTGTCTCACTCCAAAGTTTCAAAGGGCTCTTTGCTATAACTGGCACTATCACATCTTCATGCGTACTTATTTTCATAGTCAGCTATGTTTACAAAAACAGATGCTCTCTTCAGCAAATTTTGAATTCCAGAACTACCACTTGGTCCAAAATTAAAGAAATAGGGAGACACTTTGACCAAAGAGACCTCTCATCTCATCCTTCTATCATGGCAAGAAACCCCCAGTTTATGTATCCAAAACCAGAAGAAATTGTTTCTTCATCACATTCTGTTGACTTGTCCAACTCTAATCTAATGGTGCTCAGTCTGCCTATGAATATCCTTTCCGCTCACTCTAACAACATTGCAGTGCCAAACATACCTACAGATTCAACTTTAGCTAACTCTACTGTTTTGGCACCTGCTTTGCCAGAAGAATTAAGCACCGCCATTGATGCCACTGACAGGGACAACAGCAATGCACAACTAGACTCCTAG
- the LOC132055250 gene encoding receptor-like protein kinase → MKIAVKNLFFFYCCWFSVSVYTVCALSSDGTTLLSFLRHWSNVPSFINSSWNASDTTPCSWIGVECDSTNLVTSLNLSGYGISGQLGPEIAHLEHLRTIDLGINAFSGSIPSQLTNCTLLDYLDLSYNIFTGEIPPKIGNLQRLTYISLYFNSLTGNIPDSLFSIPHLDTIYFNNNRLNGSIPSNIGNLTELVYLYLNENELSGPIPSSIENCTNLQELYLNDNNLVGSLPESLSKLEHLVYLDLSSNSLEGSIPFSFGNCKDLDTLVLSSNHLNGELPPSLSNCTNLRVLAACSSGLSGPIPASLGQLTKLEKLYLTDNNFSGKIPPELAKCQALLELFLPENQLEGEIPSELGLLSRLQNLSLYSNNLSGEIPLTIWKIQSLQNLLVYRNNLTGELPLEMTELKQLKNVSLFDNRFTGVIPQGLGINSSVTLLDFTNNTFTGPVPPNLCFGKKLQKLMLGYNHLEGGIPSELGKCSNLTRVILKKNNLSGAIPDFVKNINPIFLDLTENGFSGKIPPSLANLGNATLIDLSMNKLSGFIPPELANLVNLQGLNLSYNGLEGVLPSQLSNWQRLLKFDASHNLLSGSIPSTFGSLGELSVLSLSENNLSGGIPNSLFELKKLSVLQLGGNALGGEIHSAITTASTETLRLLNLSSNGLTGELPAELGKLTFLEKLDIAGNNLTGTLRVLDGMRSLIFVNVSRNLFSGPVPANLMKFLNSTPTSFSGNLGLCVHCDLEEGSNCPENSSLRPCDLQSNNGRHLSAAETAMIALGVLLFTISLLLVIAYMLLWRKNSGKRVAISAQEGASSLLNKVLEATENLNDKYVIGRGAHGIVYKAILGPGKVYAVKKLVFVGIKDGSTSMVREIQTIGKVRHRNLVKLEDFWLRKDYGLILYNYMENGSLHDILHETNPPVTLEWSVRYRIAIGTAQGLSYLHFDCDPAILHRDIKPMNILLDSDLEPHISDFGIAKLLDQSAATPASNTLQGTVGYMAPETAFAAANSKESDVYSYGVILLELITRKKVLDPSLYGDTDIVSWVRSVWAETEEIEKIVDPSLLVEFIDSSVMEQVVEVLSLALRCTEKEVSKRPSMNEVVKLLTRSSSSIRSKY, encoded by the exons ATGAAGATTGCTGTTAaaaatttgttctttttctACTGTTGCTGGTTCTCTGTGTCGGTTTATACTGTGTGCGCTCTTAGTTCTGATGGGACAACTCTACTGTCTTTTCTAAGGCACTGGAGTAATGTACCCTCCTTTATAAACTCTTCTTGGAATGCTTCAGATACCACTCCTTGTTCTTGGATTGGTGTTGAATGTGATAGCACCAATCTTGTCACCTCTTTGAACCTCTCTGGCTACGGAATTTCTGGTCAATTGGGACCTGAAATTGCTCATTTGGAGCATTTGCGTACCATTGATTTGGGGATTAATGCTTTCTCTGGTTCCATTCCTTCTCAGCTCACAAATTGCACTCTTCTTGATTACTTGGATTTGTCCTACAACATCTTTACTGGAGAAATCCCTCCAAAGATTGGAAATTTACAGAGGTTAACCTACATAAGCCTCtactttaattcattgactgGTAACATTCCTGATTCCTTGTTTTCTATCCCACACTTGGACACCATCTACTTTAACAACAACAGGTTAAATGGTTCCATTCCTTCCAACATTGGTAACTTGACTGAGCTTGTGTATCTCTATCTTAATGAGAATGAGTTGTCCGGTCCAATTCCATCTTCTATAGAAAACTGTACTAACTTGCAAGAACTGTATTTGAACGATAATAATTTAGTTGGTAGTTTGCCTGAGAGTTTAAGTAAGCTAGAGCACCTTGTTTATTTGGACTTAAGCAGTAATAGTCTAGAAGGAAGTATCCCTTTCAGTTTCGGAAACTGCAAAGATCTTGACACTCTGGTGTTGTCATCAAACCATTTAAATGGAGAACTTCCACCAAGTTTGAGTAACTGTACTAACCTAAGAGTTCTTGCTGCTTGCTCTTCTGGTTTAAGTGGTCCTATTCCTGCTTCTCTGGGCCAGCTCACAAAGTTGGAGAAGCTTTACCTTACTGACAACAATTTCTCTGGTAAAATACCACCTGAGCTGGCCAAGTGCCAAGCCCTGTTGGAATTATTTTTACCGGAAAACCAACTGGAAGGTGAAATTCCTAGTGAACTAGGGTTGCTTAGTCGGTTGCAGAATCTCTCTCTATATTCCAACAATTTGAGTGGTGAAATTCCCCTCACCATTTGGAAGATTCAAAGTCTTCAAAATCTTCTTGTCTATAGAAACAACCTGACCGGGGAATTACCTCTTGAAATGACTGAGTTGAAACAATTGAAGAACGTATCCTTATTTGACAACCGGTTTACTGGAGTTATACCTCAAGGTTTGGGGATTAACAGCAGTGTAACACTGCTGGATTTCACCAACAACACCTTCACAGGTCCTGTTCCACCTAATCTTTGTTTTGGCAAGAAACTGCAGAAGCTTATGTTAGGTTATAATCATCTTGAAGGTGGCATTCCTTCTGAATTAGGAAAGTGTTCTAATTTGACGAGAGTAATTCTCAAAAAGAATAATCTCTCAGGTGCCATTCCAGATTTTGTTAAGAATATAAATCCCATTTTCTTGGATCTCACTGAGAATGGCTTCAGTGGGAAAATACCCCCAAGTTTGGCAAATCTTGGAAATGCTACATTAATTGACTTATCAATGAATAAGCTCTCAGGGTTTATACCACCAGAGCTGGCAAACCTTGTCAACCTCCAGGGTTTGAATCTGTCGTACAATGGTTTGGAAGGGGTACTGCCATCTCAACTTTCAAACTGGCAGAGACTGTTGAAGTTTGATGCAAGTCATAATTTGTTGAGTGGATCTATCCCATCCACGTTTGGAAGCTTGGGAGAGTTATCCGTTTTGAGTCTGAGTGAGAATAATCTTTCAGGAGGTATTCCAAACTCCTTGTTTGAACTCAAGAAGCTCTCTGTGCTGCAGCTTGGTGGAAATGCACTTGGTGGGGAAATTCATTCAGCAATCACTACTGCATCAACAGAAACACTGAGGTTGTTAAATCTGAGTAGTAACGGGTTGACAGGTGAACTTCCTGCTGAGCTAGGGAAACTTACTTTCCTGGAGAAGTTAGATATAGCTGGCAATAATCTTACTGGAACTTTAAGAGTTCTTGATGGAATGCGTTCATTGATCTTCGTCAATGTATCACGCAACCTTTTTTCTGGTCCAGTGCCTGCAAATCTGATGAAGTTCCTAAACTCAACTCCTACCTCTTTCTCGGGAAACTTGGGCCTTTGCGTGCACTGTGATCTAGAAGAAGGCTCAAATTGCCCCGAGAATAGCAGTCTAAGGCCTTGTGATCTTCAATCAAACAATGGAAGACACCTAAGTGCAGCAGAAACGGCAATGATTGCACTTGGGGTACTGTTATTTACCATTTCCTTACTCCTAGTAATTGCTTACATGCTTCTGTGGCGCAAAAATTCTGGGAAAAGAGTTGCAATCTCTGCTCAAGAAGGCGCTTCGTCCCTGCTTAATAAAGTATTGGAAGCTACAGAGAACCTAAATGATAAGTATGTCATTGGGAGGGGAGCACATGGAATTGTATATAAGGCCATCTTGGGTCCAGGGAAAGTATATGCTGTGAAAAAGCTGGTGTTTGTTGGTATAAAGGATGGAAGCACAAGTATGGTTAGAGAAATTCAGACAATTGGAAAGGTTAGGCACCGCAATCTTGTCAAATTAGAAGACTTCTGGCTGAGAAAGGATTATGGACTGATTCTTTATAATTACATGGAGAACGGGAGTCTTCATGATATTCTCCATGAGACTAATCCACCTGTAACATTAGAATGGAGCGTTCGGTACCGAATTGCTATTGGAACTGCTCAAGGGTTGTCATATCTCCACTTTGACTGTGATCCTGCCATCTTGCATCGAGATATCAAGCCCATGAATATCTTGTTGGACTCTGATTTGGAGCCTCACATATCAGATTTTGGCATTGCTAAGCTTCTTGATCAGTCTGCTGCAACTCCCGCCTCCAATACCCTGCAGGGTACAGTTGGATACATGGCTCCAG AAACTGCATTTGCAGCTGCAAATAGCAAGGAGTCAGATGTTTATAGTTATGGTGTTATCCTGTTGGAACTTATAACTCGAAAGAAGGTCTTGGATCCTTCACTCTATGGGGATACAGATATTGTGAGTTGGGTTAGGTCTGTTTGGGCAGAAACTGAAGAAATTGAGAAGATTGTGGATCCAAGCCTTTTGGTTGAATTCATAGACTCAAGTGTCATGGAACAAGTAGTTGAAGTGCTTTCACTAGCTCTTAGATGTACAGAGAAGGAAGTCAGCAAAAGACCCTCAATGAATGAGGTGGTCAAGCTATTAACAAGGTCCAGTTCGAGTATAAGAAGCAAGTACTAG
- the LOC132055253 gene encoding uncharacterized protein LOC132055253, with amino-acid sequence MAGNGLHPYHHQQWPPAPAPPPASAPPPHHHHPSMPIDEVRTIFISGLPQDVKERELVNLLRWLPGYEASQVNFKGEVPMGFALFSNHQCAIGAKDAIQGLVFDTEGKCVLHTEMAKKNLFVKRGIVADSNAHDQSKRMRTGGDYTHTGYSSPSPFHAPPAPVWAPHGYITQAPPPYDPYGGYPVAHMPMAAPAPVPAPSSYAPVQNTKDNPPCNTLFIGNLGENINEEELRGLISGQPGFKQMKVLRQERHTVCFIEFEDVNSATNVHHSLQGAVIPSSGSVGMRIQYSKNPFGKRKDFGHQAVAPNANGAPPPMTYQ; translated from the exons ATGGCGGGTAATGGTCTTCACCCATACCACCACCAACAATGGCCTCCAGCTCCAGCCCCTCCTCCTGCTTCTGCCCCTCCTCCACATCATCACCATCCTTCAATGCCCATCGATGAG GTTCGGACGATTTTCATCTCTGGGTTACCGCAGGACGTAAAGGAGAGAGAATTGGTGAACCTTCTGAGGTGGTTACCAGGTTATGAAGCATCTCAGGTCAATTTCAAAGGCGAAGTTCCCATGGGTTTTGCTTTATTCTCCAACCATCAATGCGCTATCGGTGCAAAAGACGCCATTCAG GGTTTGGTTTTTGACACAGAGGGGAAATGTGTTTTGCACACAGAGATGGCGAAGAAGAATCTCTTTGTCAAAAGAG GAATTGTAGCTGATTCAAATGCACATGACCAGAGTAAACGTATGCGTACTGGAGGTGATTACACGCATACTGGTTATTCAAGTCCCTCTCCTTTCCACGCTCCCCCAGCACCTGTCTGGGCACCACATGG GTATATCACTCAAGCTCCTCCACCATATGATCCATATGGAGGCTACCCTGTTGCTCACATGCCAATGGCTGCACCTGCTCCTGTGCCAGCGCCAAGCAGTTATGCGCCAGTCCAG AATACTAAAGACAATCCTCCTTGCAATACCCTATTCATTGGCAATCTTGGGGAGAATATAAATGAGGAAGAGCTGAGGGGCCTTATCAGCGG ACAGCCTGGTTTTAAGCAGATGAAGGTTTTGAGACAAGAAAGACATACAGTGTGTTTCATTGAATTTGAA GATGTGAATAGTGCCACCAATGTCCACCACAGTTTGCAGGGTGCTGTCATACCGAGCTCTGGTTCAGTTGGCATGCGAATTCAATAT TCAAAGAATCCATTTGGCAAAAGGAAGGACTTTGGCCACCAAGCTGTTGCCCCCAATGCGAATGGAGCTCCTCCACCTATGACCTACCAGTAG